From Spirosoma aerolatum, one genomic window encodes:
- a CDS encoding discoidin domain-containing protein yields MGGYEVAGVVAFRNDFNVVIDLGKPETVERVRIGFLKYTARNLCLPKQVDLSVSEDGKTFTPVLTAKTNAAEGGKRGFVRLPFDFAPTQARYVRIIAHNVNLVPAGLRNPGKPAQLAVDELEVN; encoded by the coding sequence ATGGGCGGGTATGAAGTAGCCGGAGTCGTTGCGTTCAGGAATGATTTCAACGTGGTTATCGACCTCGGAAAACCAGAAACCGTAGAACGGGTACGGATTGGCTTTCTGAAGTATACCGCCCGAAACCTTTGCCTGCCCAAACAGGTCGACCTATCCGTATCGGAGGATGGCAAAACATTCACGCCAGTGCTAACAGCGAAAACCAACGCAGCCGAAGGAGGCAAACGCGGTTTCGTCCGACTCCCGTTCGATTTCGCTCCCACTCAGGCCCGTTACGTTCGTATTATCGCTCACAATGTCAATCTGGTACCAGCAGGGTTGCGCAATCCGGGTAAACCTGCTCAACTGGCTGTGGATGAGCTTGAGGTCAATTGA